One genomic window of Meiothermus cerbereus DSM 11376 includes the following:
- the ilvB gene encoding biosynthetic-type acetolactate synthase large subunit, whose translation MNGAAAILKALEMQGVDTIFGHPGGTIMPTYDALYDSPIRHILVRHEQAGVHAATAYARASGRVGVCMATSGPGALNLVTGLQDALMDSTPVVAITGNVPQHLIGTDAFQEADVVGITQPVTKHNFQVRKVNDIPRVIAEAFYIASTGRPGPVLIDFPKDVQQAEFTGSFDVEIDLPGYKPTYKGHPRQIERALEALQKAEKPILMVGGGALNAAPEIMALAEKTGLPVIPTLMGLGVFPGTHPQFLGMPGMHGSVAANRAIHNADTILAIGLRFDDRVTGKVSRFAPNAHTIIHVDIDPAEIGKLVKTTVPVVGDAKWVAAELVKGAKKLNLSKWWVQLEDWKTKHPFAWRPKPHLQSQEVIQAFWEATQGKAVVTSGVGQHQMFAAQFYKFDAPRSWINSGGLGTMGVGLPFAIGAALARPGELVIDFDGDGSFQMTLQELATLKKHNLNVKIVILNNGFLGMVRQWQDLFHAKRYSEVYLADSNPDFAKLADAYGIKGITLTDKAKLHDTVKEVLAHPGPVLLEARVYHEEGVFPMIPAGGAAEDMIIENPRETVAGD comes from the coding sequence ATGAACGGAGCCGCCGCCATCCTGAAAGCCCTGGAGATGCAGGGAGTGGATACCATTTTTGGGCATCCGGGGGGCACCATCATGCCCACCTACGATGCGCTCTACGACTCGCCTATACGGCACATCCTGGTGCGACACGAGCAGGCCGGTGTGCATGCTGCTACGGCCTATGCGCGGGCTTCGGGTCGGGTGGGGGTGTGTATGGCGACCTCGGGGCCGGGGGCACTGAACCTGGTCACGGGGCTGCAGGATGCCCTCATGGATTCCACCCCGGTGGTGGCTATCACGGGTAATGTGCCCCAGCACCTCATCGGCACCGATGCCTTTCAGGAAGCCGACGTGGTCGGCATCACCCAGCCGGTGACCAAACACAACTTTCAGGTGCGCAAGGTCAACGATATTCCGCGGGTAATTGCCGAGGCCTTTTACATCGCCTCCACCGGTCGGCCTGGCCCGGTGCTGATAGACTTTCCCAAGGACGTGCAGCAAGCCGAGTTTACCGGTAGCTTCGATGTGGAGATAGACTTGCCGGGTTACAAGCCAACCTACAAGGGCCATCCCCGCCAGATAGAGCGGGCCCTCGAGGCCCTGCAAAAAGCCGAAAAACCCATTCTGATGGTGGGCGGTGGGGCCTTGAATGCGGCCCCGGAAATCATGGCCCTGGCTGAGAAGACGGGCCTTCCGGTGATTCCAACCCTGATGGGCCTGGGGGTCTTCCCCGGAACCCACCCGCAGTTTCTTGGCATGCCGGGGATGCATGGTTCGGTAGCGGCCAACCGCGCCATCCATAATGCCGATACCATCCTGGCAATTGGGTTGCGCTTCGACGACCGAGTAACTGGCAAGGTTTCGCGCTTTGCCCCCAATGCCCACACCATCATCCACGTGGACATTGACCCCGCCGAGATTGGCAAGCTGGTCAAGACCACTGTTCCGGTGGTGGGCGACGCCAAATGGGTGGCGGCAGAGCTGGTCAAGGGCGCAAAAAAGCTCAACCTAAGCAAGTGGTGGGTGCAGCTCGAGGACTGGAAGACCAAGCACCCCTTCGCCTGGAGGCCCAAGCCCCACCTGCAAAGCCAGGAGGTCATCCAGGCCTTCTGGGAGGCTACCCAGGGCAAGGCCGTGGTGACCTCGGGGGTAGGGCAGCACCAGATGTTTGCAGCCCAGTTCTACAAGTTCGACGCGCCGCGCTCCTGGATCAACTCCGGGGGCCTGGGCACCATGGGGGTGGGGTTGCCTTTCGCCATCGGGGCGGCCCTGGCCCGACCGGGCGAGCTGGTGATCGACTTCGATGGCGATGGCAGCTTCCAGATGACCCTGCAAGAGCTAGCCACCCTCAAAAAACACAACCTGAATGTCAAGATTGTAATTCTGAACAACGGCTTTTTGGGCATGGTGCGCCAGTGGCAAGACCTTTTCCACGCCAAGCGCTACAGTGAGGTCTACCTGGCCGACTCCAATCCCGACTTCGCCAAGCTGGCCGATGCCTATGGCATCAAAGGCATTACCCTGACCGACAAGGCCAAACTGCACGATACCGTCAAAGAAGTGCTGGCGCACCCCGGCCCGGTGCTGCTGGAAGCCCGGGTTTACCATGAAGAAGGCGTCTTCCCCATGATTCCAGCAGGTGGGGCGGCGGAAGACATGATCATCGAGAACCCGCGGGAGACAGTGGCGGGTGATTGA
- the ilvN gene encoding acetolactate synthase small subunit, with protein sequence MRHLVSVLVQDNPGVLQRIAGLIARRGFNIESLAVGRTHQSGLSRISLVVSGDDAVLEQVEKQLNRLIEVIKVTDHAEPHVERELALVKVGIAGMEERLEVKDIAEAFRARIVDVAKKSIIFELTGDSTKVNNFVEAMRPYGLLEVMRTGAVGMSRGEQVLKVREKKAV encoded by the coding sequence ATGAGACACTTGGTTTCGGTGCTGGTTCAAGACAACCCGGGCGTCCTGCAACGTATTGCGGGCCTGATTGCAAGGCGGGGCTTCAATATCGAGTCGCTGGCGGTGGGGCGCACCCACCAATCGGGCCTCTCCCGCATCTCGCTGGTGGTTTCGGGGGACGATGCGGTGCTGGAGCAGGTAGAAAAACAGCTCAACCGACTGATTGAGGTCATTAAGGTAACGGATCACGCTGAGCCCCACGTGGAGCGCGAGCTGGCCCTGGTCAAGGTGGGTATTGCCGGGATGGAGGAACGGCTCGAGGTCAAGGATATCGCCGAGGCCTTCAGGGCCCGTATTGTAGACGTGGCCAAAAAGTCCATCATCTTCGAGCTTACCGGCGACTCCACTAAGGTAAACAACTTTGTCGAGGCCATGCGGCCTTATGGACTGCTCGAGGTCATGCGTACCGGCGCGGTGGGCATGTCCCGCGGCGAGCAGGTGCTCAAGGTACGCGAGAAAAAAGCCGTCTAG
- the ilvC gene encoding ketol-acid reductoisomerase, producing MKIYYDSDADLGFIKDKTVAILGFGSQGHAHALNLRDSGIKVVVGLRPGSRNGEKARKAGLEVLPVGEAVRKADVVMILLPDETQGAVYKAEVEPNLKEGAAIAFAHGFNIHFGQIKPRRDLDVWMVAPKGPGHLVRSEYEKGSGVPSLVAVYQDASGSAFPTALAYAKANGGTRAGTIATTFKDETETDLFGEQTVLCGGLTQLIAAGFETLVEAGYPPEMAYFECLHEVKLIVDLIYESGFAGMRYSISNTAEYGDYTRGPMVINREETKARMREVLRQIQQGEFAREWMLENVVGQPTLNANRNYWKDHPIEQVGPKLRAMMPFLKSRFSKEEVGS from the coding sequence ATGAAGATTTATTACGACTCAGATGCAGACCTCGGCTTTATCAAGGACAAGACGGTGGCTATTCTGGGCTTTGGCTCGCAGGGCCATGCCCACGCCCTCAACCTGCGCGACTCCGGCATCAAGGTGGTGGTGGGGCTGCGGCCCGGTAGCCGCAACGGGGAGAAGGCCCGTAAAGCGGGGCTCGAGGTACTGCCGGTGGGGGAGGCGGTGCGCAAGGCGGATGTGGTGATGATTCTGCTCCCCGACGAAACCCAGGGCGCGGTCTACAAGGCCGAGGTGGAGCCCAACCTGAAGGAAGGGGCCGCCATTGCCTTCGCCCACGGTTTCAACATCCACTTTGGCCAGATTAAGCCCCGCCGTGACCTGGACGTCTGGATGGTGGCCCCCAAAGGCCCCGGCCACCTGGTGCGCTCGGAGTACGAGAAGGGCTCGGGGGTGCCCTCGCTGGTGGCGGTCTATCAGGACGCCTCCGGCTCAGCCTTCCCCACCGCGCTGGCCTACGCCAAGGCCAACGGCGGCACCCGTGCCGGCACCATCGCCACCACCTTCAAAGACGAGACCGAGACCGACCTGTTTGGTGAGCAGACCGTGCTGTGTGGCGGCCTGACCCAGCTCATTGCCGCGGGATTCGAGACCCTGGTGGAGGCCGGTTATCCCCCCGAGATGGCCTACTTTGAGTGTCTGCATGAAGTAAAACTGATTGTAGACCTGATTTACGAATCGGGTTTTGCCGGGATGCGCTACAGCATCTCCAACACGGCGGAGTACGGCGACTATACCCGCGGCCCTATGGTCATCAACCGCGAAGAAACCAAGGCCCGCATGCGCGAGGTGCTGCGCCAGATTCAGCAGGGCGAGTTTGCCCGCGAGTGGATGCTCGAGAACGTGGTGGGCCAGCCTACCCTGAACGCCAACCGCAACTACTGGAAAGACCACCCCATCGAGCAGGTAGGCCCCAAGCTCAGGGCCATGATGCCTTTCCTCAAGTCCAGGTTTTCCAAGGAAGAGGTTGGTAGCTAG
- a CDS encoding 2-isopropylmalate synthase has protein sequence MRHIRIFDTTLRDGEQSPGVALSLQQKLEIAHGLARLNVDIIEAGFPVNGASEFECVSRIAAEVKGPVICGLARTHKLDIERAAAALEKAEKKRIHVFTSASKVHLEYMLRKTPEEILEISDAMVRYARQFTDDVEFSAQDVMRADFDFVMKLYETAINAGATTINIPDTTGYGTPQEYGALIGRIYKEVVRGRDVHISAHCHDDLGMATANSLAAVENGATQIECTINGIGERAGNTALEEVVMALYVRRDHYKAHTRINTRELYRMSRMVERYTGMVVQPNKAIVGDNAFAHESGIHQDGVIKNKETYEIMNAELVGRQAAVLVLGKHSGRAAVKKALADLGYKLDDAQIGTIFARFREIVERKGPIETEELRALVESESVSTPHLFNLEKLQFFSGYGMLPTATVSLETPKGVVTTTAIGDGPVDAVYKALSEAIGLKPELDLYRVESVTGSTEALGEVTVRLKLGEVMATGHGISPDIIEASARAYLDAANKLAAGQAARHPRSLEEVQRSGLGK, from the coding sequence ATGCGGCACATCCGAATTTTCGATACCACCCTGCGGGACGGCGAGCAAAGCCCCGGTGTAGCCCTTTCGCTCCAGCAGAAGCTGGAAATTGCCCATGGGCTGGCCCGGCTGAATGTAGATATCATCGAGGCAGGCTTTCCGGTGAATGGGGCTAGCGAGTTCGAGTGTGTCTCGCGCATCGCAGCCGAGGTTAAGGGGCCGGTCATCTGCGGGCTGGCCCGCACCCACAAGCTTGATATCGAACGGGCCGCAGCGGCCCTCGAGAAAGCCGAAAAGAAGCGTATTCACGTCTTTACCAGCGCCTCCAAGGTGCACCTGGAATACATGCTGCGCAAGACCCCAGAGGAGATTTTGGAAATTTCCGATGCGATGGTGCGCTACGCCCGGCAGTTCACCGACGATGTGGAGTTTAGCGCCCAGGATGTGATGCGGGCCGACTTCGACTTCGTCATGAAGCTCTACGAGACCGCCATCAACGCAGGGGCTACCACCATCAACATCCCCGATACCACCGGCTACGGCACCCCGCAGGAGTACGGGGCGCTGATCGGGCGCATCTACAAAGAAGTGGTGCGGGGGCGGGATGTGCATATCTCGGCCCACTGCCACGATGATTTGGGCATGGCCACGGCCAATAGTCTGGCCGCGGTGGAGAACGGGGCGACCCAGATCGAGTGCACCATCAACGGCATCGGTGAGCGGGCGGGCAACACCGCCTTGGAAGAGGTGGTGATGGCCCTGTATGTGCGCCGCGACCACTACAAGGCCCATACCCGCATCAACACCCGCGAGCTGTACCGCATGAGCCGGATGGTAGAGCGCTACACCGGCATGGTGGTGCAGCCCAACAAGGCCATTGTGGGCGATAACGCCTTTGCCCACGAGTCGGGTATCCACCAGGACGGGGTCATCAAGAACAAAGAGACCTACGAGATCATGAATGCCGAGCTGGTAGGCCGCCAGGCCGCAGTGCTGGTGCTGGGCAAGCACTCTGGACGGGCTGCGGTCAAGAAGGCCCTGGCCGACCTGGGTTATAAGCTGGACGATGCCCAGATTGGCACCATTTTTGCCCGCTTCCGCGAGATCGTCGAGCGCAAGGGGCCCATCGAGACCGAGGAACTGCGGGCCCTGGTGGAGAGCGAGTCGGTTTCGACCCCCCACCTGTTCAACCTCGAGAAGCTGCAATTCTTCTCCGGCTACGGGATGCTCCCCACCGCCACCGTGAGCCTCGAGACCCCCAAGGGCGTGGTGACCACCACCGCCATTGGCGATGGCCCGGTAGATGCGGTCTACAAAGCTCTTTCTGAAGCGATTGGCCTGAAACCCGAACTTGACCTGTACCGGGTGGAGTCGGTTACGGGCAGCACGGAAGCCCTGGGTGAGGTTACGGTAAGGCTCAAGCTGGGTGAGGTGATGGCTACTGGGCACGGCATCTCACCCGACATCATCGAGGCCTCGGCCCGGGCCTATCTGGATGCGGCCAACAAGCTCGCCGCCGGACAGGCCGCGCGGCATCCCAGGTCGCTGGAAGAGGTGCAGCGTTCGGGCCTGGGGAAATAA
- the cimA gene encoding citramalate synthase has protein sequence MIEILDTTLRDGTQGEAVNLSSDDKIAIARRLAAFGIPLIEGGWPGSNPKDAEFFARMKGVDLGKSQLCAFGSTRRKGVRPEDDPSVQAMLEAATPVVTVVAKSWDFHVTQALEVSLEENLRMIEETYRYLVGQGRRVIHDAEHFFDGFKANRGYAMATLEAAARGGADTLCLCDTNGGSLPEEVFEITRAVREAFPGLTIGIHPHNDAELAVANALAAVRAGATHVQGTINGYGERCGNLNLTSAIPNLMLKYGLPLKGLTPERLAELREVSHFVDERANLAPNLRAPYVGDAAFAHKGGIHVSAVLKDPRTYEHVPPEAVGNSRRVLVSDLSGRSNLLAKLAESGVNVPKEIAGALLEEVKQLEHAGYSFEGAEASFYLLAHKLRGGQMPFTVEGFTVFVHVNDANPETPTWAEATVRVRVGETLQHTAGESQHGPVSALDKAFRKAIESFYPEIAEIELCDYKVRILSGQEAGTASGVRVMIEMHRAGERWSTVGASKNNLEASLKALTDGYAYALVRSQEVPQSVDPRADLPQR, from the coding sequence ATGATCGAAATCCTCGACACCACCCTCCGCGACGGCACCCAGGGCGAGGCCGTCAACCTGTCGTCGGACGATAAGATCGCCATCGCACGCCGCCTGGCGGCTTTTGGGATTCCCCTCATCGAGGGGGGCTGGCCGGGCAGCAACCCCAAGGATGCCGAGTTTTTCGCCCGCATGAAGGGGGTAGATCTGGGGAAAAGCCAGCTCTGCGCCTTTGGCTCCACCCGGCGTAAGGGGGTGCGGCCCGAGGACGATCCCTCGGTGCAGGCCATGCTGGAAGCGGCCACCCCGGTGGTCACGGTGGTAGCCAAGAGCTGGGACTTTCACGTGACCCAGGCGCTCGAGGTCTCTTTGGAAGAAAACCTTCGCATGATTGAGGAGACCTACCGCTACCTGGTGGGTCAGGGTCGGCGGGTGATCCACGATGCCGAGCACTTTTTTGATGGCTTCAAGGCCAACCGGGGCTACGCTATGGCGACCCTCGAGGCCGCCGCGCGGGGCGGGGCCGATACCCTGTGCCTGTGCGATACCAATGGGGGGAGTTTGCCAGAAGAGGTCTTCGAGATCACCAGGGCTGTGCGCGAGGCCTTTCCGGGCCTCACCATCGGCATTCACCCCCACAACGACGCCGAGCTGGCGGTAGCCAACGCCCTGGCAGCGGTGCGGGCCGGGGCCACTCACGTGCAGGGCACCATCAACGGCTACGGTGAGCGCTGCGGCAACCTGAACCTGACCAGCGCCATCCCCAACCTGATGCTAAAGTACGGCCTACCGCTCAAGGGACTCACCCCCGAAAGACTGGCCGAGCTGCGCGAAGTTTCGCACTTTGTGGACGAGCGGGCCAACCTGGCCCCCAACCTGCGCGCGCCCTACGTGGGGGATGCGGCCTTTGCCCACAAAGGGGGCATTCATGTCTCGGCGGTGCTCAAAGACCCCCGCACCTACGAGCACGTGCCGCCCGAGGCGGTGGGCAACAGCCGAAGGGTGCTGGTTTCCGACCTTTCGGGCCGAAGCAACCTGCTGGCCAAGCTGGCTGAGTCCGGGGTTAATGTGCCCAAGGAGATAGCCGGGGCTTTGCTGGAGGAGGTCAAGCAGCTCGAGCACGCCGGCTATTCGTTTGAAGGGGCCGAGGCCAGCTTCTACCTGCTGGCCCACAAGCTGCGGGGCGGGCAGATGCCCTTCACCGTGGAAGGCTTTACGGTGTTTGTGCACGTCAACGATGCCAACCCCGAGACCCCCACCTGGGCCGAGGCCACGGTGCGGGTCAGGGTGGGCGAAACCCTACAGCACACCGCAGGCGAAAGCCAACACGGGCCGGTTTCAGCACTGGACAAGGCCTTTCGCAAGGCCATCGAGTCGTTTTATCCCGAGATTGCCGAAATCGAGCTTTGCGACTACAAGGTGCGCATCCTCTCGGGCCAGGAAGCCGGTACCGCCTCCGGGGTCCGGGTCATGATTGAGATGCACCGCGCGGGGGAGCGCTGGAGCACCGTGGGAGCCAGTAAAAACAACCTGGAAGCCTCCCTCAAAGCCCTGACCGATGGCTACGCTTACGCCCTGGTGAGAAGCCAGGAAGTACCGCAAAGTGTGGACCCGCGGGCGGATTTACCTCAGCGCTAG
- a CDS encoding isoprenylcysteine carboxyl methyltransferase family protein translates to MVALWLALAFVVVQRILELRLAQANLRWALSQGAREYGREHYPVFFLLHLGWMLGWLLEGLARQQLSPIWWLWLAVFVLAQGLRYWAIQSLGRYWNTRIIIVPGAKKIAGGPYRYLRHPNYLAVALELLSLPLIFNAWITALAATLLNAWLLLTVRIPAEEKALSTYDQT, encoded by the coding sequence GTGGTAGCCCTCTGGCTGGCACTGGCCTTTGTTGTGGTACAGCGAATTCTAGAGCTGCGGCTGGCCCAGGCCAACCTGCGTTGGGCCCTATCCCAGGGGGCCAGGGAGTACGGACGCGAACATTACCCGGTTTTTTTTCTGCTGCACCTTGGCTGGATGCTTGGATGGCTGCTCGAGGGCCTGGCACGCCAGCAGCTCTCCCCCATCTGGTGGCTCTGGCTGGCCGTGTTCGTGCTGGCTCAGGGTCTGCGCTACTGGGCTATTCAAAGCCTGGGCAGGTACTGGAATACCCGCATCATCATCGTGCCTGGCGCAAAAAAGATCGCCGGTGGGCCCTACCGTTACCTGCGCCACCCCAACTACCTGGCAGTTGCGCTGGAGCTGCTGTCCTTGCCGCTCATTTTCAACGCCTGGATCACCGCCCTGGCAGCCACACTGCTCAACGCTTGGTTGTTGCTGACCGTCCGCATCCCCGCGGAGGAAAAAGCGCTCTCGACCTACGATCAAACCTAG
- a CDS encoding type III polyketide synthase → MHPRILSVATANPPYKVGQPEARALAQVLFERLEGLKRLLSVFENTGIESRYLAAPLEWFAQPHGFSEKNQLWFESALVLSEKASREALALAGLEPRQIGAVVLVTTTGIATPSLEAYLAQRLGLPLSVVRLPLWGLGCAGGAAGLARAAELAGQGSGQYVLLVAVELCSLTFVRGDLSKSNLVATSLFADGAAAVVLGHPASLDSPIGPAILSGFSRLLPNSYDVMGWDVSPEGLQVRFAQSIPALVQGELGNLIRDGLAGHGLSAGDIQTWTLHPGGVKVLEAYRSGMAVDEKSLEASFCVLKKFGNMSSPTVLFVLARQMYQLERPPAGSKGVLLALGPGFAAEGVVLEW, encoded by the coding sequence ATGCACCCCAGAATTTTGAGTGTGGCCACGGCCAACCCACCCTATAAGGTGGGCCAGCCCGAGGCGCGTGCGCTGGCACAGGTTTTATTTGAGCGCCTAGAGGGCCTAAAGCGACTGCTGAGCGTCTTTGAAAACACCGGCATCGAGTCGCGCTACCTGGCCGCCCCGCTCGAGTGGTTCGCACAGCCGCATGGCTTCAGTGAAAAAAACCAGCTTTGGTTCGAAAGCGCCCTGGTCCTGAGCGAAAAAGCCAGCCGAGAAGCCCTTGCGCTGGCGGGCCTCGAGCCCCGGCAGATAGGAGCCGTGGTTCTGGTCACCACCACCGGCATCGCCACCCCGAGCCTCGAGGCCTACCTGGCCCAACGCCTGGGTCTGCCCCTTTCGGTGGTGCGCCTGCCCCTGTGGGGGCTGGGCTGTGCAGGCGGTGCGGCGGGGCTGGCCCGGGCCGCCGAGCTGGCCGGGCAAGGTTCTGGCCAGTATGTGCTGCTGGTAGCTGTCGAGCTTTGCAGCCTTACTTTTGTCCGGGGCGACCTGAGCAAAAGCAACCTGGTGGCCACCAGTTTGTTTGCCGATGGGGCCGCCGCAGTGGTACTGGGGCATCCCGCCTCCCTAGACTCCCCCATCGGCCCAGCTATTCTGAGTGGCTTCAGCCGCTTGCTGCCCAACAGCTACGACGTAATGGGCTGGGACGTAAGCCCCGAGGGCCTGCAGGTGCGTTTTGCCCAGAGCATACCCGCCCTGGTACAAGGTGAGCTAGGCAACCTCATCCGGGACGGCCTGGCTGGCCATGGCTTATCGGCAGGGGACATCCAGACCTGGACGCTCCACCCTGGCGGGGTCAAGGTGCTCGAGGCCTACCGAAGCGGCATGGCGGTGGACGAGAAGAGCCTCGAGGCCTCCTTCTGCGTGCTCAAAAAGTTTGGCAATATGTCGAGCCCCACGGTGCTTTTTGTGCTGGCCCGGCAGATGTACCAGCTCGAGCGCCCCCCCGCAGGAAGCAAAGGGGTATTGCTGGCCCTGGGGCCTGGCTTTGCGGCAGAAGGGGTGGTCTTGGAGTGGTAG
- a CDS encoding nitroreductase family protein, giving the protein MEFLEVIRKRRTTNGPFLDKPVSREHQHLLMEAASRAPSHFNSQPWRFILIEDQAKREKIAEIGGRTMEQLITDGKFFERYRPYFRFSEKEMEERRDGILIDQLPGPLRPFTRQIMSPSALGLLRTLRVPQTLGEDNRKLIAGSPLLLAALLDKQEYRPGELSGFYSVLGLGMAIENIWLTTVELGMGIQFVSTPMEVPAAWEELKALLEVPTHLELMAIYRLGYLPAQKPRPRIDWKSDHRKRISQYVFRDSCTTPESDG; this is encoded by the coding sequence ATGGAGTTTCTAGAAGTCATTCGTAAACGCAGAACCACCAACGGCCCCTTTCTGGACAAACCTGTTTCCAGAGAGCACCAGCATCTACTCATGGAAGCCGCCAGCCGGGCTCCCAGCCACTTCAACTCGCAGCCCTGGCGTTTTATCCTGATAGAAGACCAAGCCAAGCGGGAAAAAATCGCTGAAATTGGTGGAAGAACCATGGAGCAGCTCATTACGGATGGCAAATTTTTTGAGCGGTACCGCCCCTACTTCCGTTTTAGCGAAAAAGAGATGGAGGAGCGGCGGGACGGCATCCTGATTGACCAGCTGCCCGGGCCGTTGCGCCCTTTTACCCGCCAAATTATGAGCCCCTCGGCCCTGGGGCTTTTGCGGACATTGCGCGTTCCCCAAACCCTGGGCGAGGACAACCGCAAGCTGATAGCGGGTTCGCCATTGCTGCTGGCCGCGCTGTTAGACAAGCAAGAGTACCGCCCTGGCGAACTTTCGGGCTTTTATAGCGTGCTGGGCTTGGGTATGGCCATTGAAAACATCTGGCTCACCACAGTGGAGCTGGGCATGGGCATTCAGTTTGTCTCCACGCCCATGGAAGTACCCGCAGCCTGGGAGGAGCTAAAAGCGCTGCTGGAAGTGCCCACGCACCTGGAGCTTATGGCCATCTACCGGCTGGGCTACCTGCCCGCGCAAAAACCCCGGCCCCGCATAGACTGGAAGTCTGATCACCGCAAGCGCATCTCGCAGTATGTGTTTCGCGATTCCTGCACCACCCCCGAAAGCGACGGATGA
- a CDS encoding phosphoglucomutase/phosphomannomutase family protein, with translation MEKAKEAVSNPSNTGIKFGTDGWRAIIGDQFTFDNVALVAQAYAQYLLEHQGKRVVVGYDTRFLANRFAQRAAEVLAANGLQVYLARSYLPTPVLSFAVKHLQADGGVMITASHNPAEYLGFKIKGSYGGAATPALVAEVEKHLGAEPKKASATVHSFDVRKDYYNFLAQQLDMEALRNYSGVMYHDSLGGAGAGWLAGFVKHAGLKLELRELHAVPDPMFYGVNPEPIPQNQFTVMTVLKAEEDPTFAAVNDGDADRIGAVLAGGINFNSHQIFAVLLKHLHRKGLSGRVVKTFSTSKIIDKLAHKLGLELLVTPIGFKYITDEMLKGGVLIGGEESGGIGVAGHIPERDGIFNALLLLEAVIHTGKSLGQQFAEIEAEVGFKHAYDRIDLHLPSMEQLKQVMEKVQTPHPIAAQQVSGSENLDGIKWLFNDTGWLLFRASGTEPVLRIYCEAQDEKTVKAVLAEARKLVGL, from the coding sequence ATGGAAAAGGCGAAAGAAGCCGTCAGCAACCCATCTAATACAGGCATCAAGTTTGGCACCGACGGCTGGCGAGCCATTATTGGCGACCAATTCACCTTCGACAATGTGGCGCTGGTGGCCCAGGCCTACGCCCAATACCTGCTCGAGCACCAGGGCAAGCGGGTGGTGGTTGGTTATGACACCCGCTTCCTGGCCAATAGGTTTGCCCAAAGGGCCGCCGAGGTGCTGGCCGCCAACGGACTGCAAGTCTACCTGGCCAGGTCTTACCTCCCCACGCCGGTGCTCTCTTTTGCAGTGAAGCACTTGCAGGCCGATGGGGGGGTAATGATTACCGCAAGCCATAACCCCGCCGAGTACCTGGGGTTCAAGATAAAGGGCAGCTACGGCGGGGCGGCCACACCGGCATTGGTAGCTGAAGTGGAAAAGCACCTTGGTGCTGAACCCAAGAAAGCCAGCGCAACCGTTCATAGCTTCGATGTACGCAAAGACTACTACAACTTCCTTGCGCAGCAGCTGGACATGGAGGCGCTGCGTAACTACAGCGGGGTGATGTATCACGACAGCCTGGGCGGGGCCGGGGCTGGTTGGCTGGCCGGCTTTGTTAAGCATGCGGGACTGAAGCTCGAGCTTCGTGAGCTGCACGCCGTGCCCGACCCCATGTTCTACGGTGTAAATCCCGAACCCATCCCCCAAAACCAGTTCACCGTCATGACCGTGCTCAAAGCCGAGGAAGACCCCACCTTTGCCGCCGTCAACGATGGGGACGCCGACCGCATTGGGGCGGTGCTGGCAGGCGGAATCAACTTCAACAGCCACCAGATTTTTGCGGTGTTGCTCAAACACCTTCACCGCAAAGGGCTATCCGGGCGGGTGGTCAAGACCTTCTCAACCTCCAAAATTATCGACAAGCTCGCGCATAAGCTGGGCCTGGAGCTGCTGGTCACGCCCATCGGTTTCAAGTACATCACCGATGAGATGCTAAAGGGCGGTGTCCTGATTGGGGGAGAAGAATCGGGCGGTATCGGTGTAGCCGGGCATATACCCGAACGCGATGGAATTTTCAACGCCCTGTTGCTCCTGGAAGCGGTGATACATACCGGAAAAAGCCTGGGCCAGCAGTTTGCCGAAATTGAAGCCGAGGTAGGCTTCAAGCACGCCTACGATCGCATCGATTTACACCTGCCCTCGATGGAGCAGCTTAAGCAGGTCATGGAGAAAGTGCAAACCCCGCATCCCATCGCAGCTCAGCAGGTGAGCGGCAGCGAGAATTTGGACGGCATCAAGTGGCTTTTCAACGATACCGGCTGGCTGCTGTTCAGGGCTTCCGGCACCGAACCGGTGCTGCGCATCTACTGCGAGGCCCAAGACGAGAAAACCGTAAAGGCCGTCCTGGCCGAGGCCAGAAAGCTGGTAGGTTTGTAG